The following proteins are co-located in the Haloarcula marismortui ATCC 43049 genome:
- a CDS encoding adenylate kinase, with protein sequence MSNPRILIVGPPGAGKGTQSANLAEAYGVEHITTGDALRANKDMDISDMDTEYDTPREYMEAGDLVPDAVVNAIVDEALSQADGFVLDGYPRNLEQAEELEGMTALDVILSLDVSREELVDRLTGRRVCDDCGTNYHVEFNQPEEDGVCDECGGDLIQRDDDNEESVRNRLDVFDDNTAPVIDHYGDHDGFVAIDGEQTPDEVWSEIQDAVDAHTA encoded by the coding sequence ATGTCGAATCCACGAATCCTGATTGTCGGGCCGCCGGGAGCCGGCAAAGGAACCCAGAGCGCCAACCTCGCCGAAGCGTACGGCGTCGAACACATCACGACCGGTGACGCCCTTCGGGCGAACAAGGACATGGATATCAGCGACATGGACACCGAGTACGACACGCCCCGTGAGTACATGGAAGCGGGCGATCTCGTGCCGGACGCGGTAGTTAACGCTATCGTCGACGAAGCCCTCTCACAGGCTGACGGGTTCGTGCTCGACGGCTATCCGCGTAACCTCGAACAGGCCGAAGAACTGGAAGGGATGACCGCCCTCGACGTGATCCTCTCGCTCGATGTCTCGCGGGAGGAACTGGTCGACCGACTCACGGGCCGGCGGGTTTGTGACGACTGCGGCACGAACTACCACGTCGAGTTCAATCAGCCCGAGGAAGACGGTGTCTGTGACGAATGCGGCGGCGACCTCATCCAGCGCGACGACGACAACGAGGAGTCCGTCCGCAACCGACTGGACGTGTTCGACGACAACACCGCACCGGTCATCGACCACTACGGGGACCACGACGGCTTCGTCGCCATCGACGGCGAGCAGACACCCGACGAGGTCTGGAGCGAGATTCAGGACGCCGT
- a CDS encoding PAS domain-containing sensor histidine kinase yields the protein MASQTGHALPAAYDALNIGIALYDPDSGAILDGNERLAEIFGYSVSELRERSISEYTANTFVHSVADFRSRLQDSAAGGSRQFTWRIKRADGELIWARIHLSERVVSGRTYVCAEIRDITEYFETHHREELLWRILRHNLRNEATVIAGNTARITASAGTEAVRDASKTIRSRVENLTNIVESVKQIERAVARPGTDYTRCHVTRRVRGVVNTILTDYPTSEITVTERAELWVDSNDAFTYALTHAIENAIIHSEAVTPSVEVSVGPSPNTGRVEICIRDSNPPIPDTEISALFDPTQATETAHGTGVGLFVMKWCIESLGGELRFERSGDGNAVFFYLPARDPPDDQQ from the coding sequence ATGGCATCTCAGACGGGGCACGCGCTTCCAGCAGCATACGACGCGCTCAACATCGGTATCGCACTGTACGACCCCGACAGTGGTGCTATTCTGGACGGCAACGAACGGCTAGCAGAGATATTCGGATACTCAGTTTCGGAGTTGCGCGAGCGGTCGATCAGCGAGTACACCGCAAACACATTCGTCCACTCTGTCGCCGATTTCAGGTCCCGGTTGCAAGACAGCGCCGCAGGCGGGTCGCGCCAGTTCACGTGGCGGATCAAACGGGCGGACGGCGAGCTCATCTGGGCCCGGATTCACCTCTCGGAGCGGGTCGTGTCCGGGAGGACGTACGTCTGTGCGGAGATCCGTGACATCACGGAGTACTTCGAGACACACCACCGCGAGGAGCTCCTCTGGCGGATACTGCGACACAACCTGCGGAACGAAGCGACAGTCATCGCCGGAAACACAGCCCGTATCACAGCTTCGGCCGGGACTGAGGCCGTGCGGGATGCCAGCAAGACGATTCGGTCTCGCGTCGAAAACCTCACGAACATCGTCGAATCCGTCAAGCAGATCGAACGGGCAGTCGCGCGCCCCGGCACAGACTACACCCGCTGTCACGTCACGCGCAGGGTACGAGGTGTCGTGAACACCATCCTGACCGACTACCCTACTTCAGAGATTACCGTTACCGAACGGGCAGAGCTGTGGGTAGACAGCAATGACGCATTCACATACGCACTCACCCACGCCATCGAGAACGCAATCATTCACAGTGAGGCTGTCACCCCGTCAGTCGAGGTATCCGTCGGTCCGTCACCGAACACCGGCCGAGTGGAGATCTGCATTCGCGATTCGAACCCCCCGATTCCAGATACGGAGATCAGCGCGCTCTTCGACCCGACGCAGGCCACAGAAACGGCGCACGGTACCGGCGTCGGCCTGTTCGTGATGAAGTGGTGTATTGAGTCTCTCGGCGGTGAACTCCGATTCGAGCGGAGCGGTGACGGGAACGCCGTCTTTTTTTATTTACCGGCACGGGACCCGCCGGACGACCAGCAGTAG
- a CDS encoding peroxiredoxin has protein sequence MLEPGAPAPDISAQNQFGETVSPDFDAPTVLYFYPEDFTGGCTIEARDFQEQLPQFREGGITVYGVSMDDVATHDEFAEEEGLLYDLLADPDGTVAEAFGLDTSGGRTDRRTFVLADGEIKSVYDPDISDPDGHAEAVLRDVRNEFVQGG, from the coding sequence ATGCTTGAACCCGGCGCGCCGGCCCCCGACATCAGCGCACAGAATCAGTTCGGTGAGACTGTCTCGCCCGACTTCGATGCGCCGACCGTGCTGTACTTCTATCCCGAAGATTTCACTGGCGGCTGTACCATCGAGGCTCGGGATTTCCAAGAACAGCTCCCGCAGTTCCGCGAGGGCGGCATCACCGTCTACGGCGTTTCGATGGACGATGTGGCGACCCACGATGAGTTCGCCGAGGAGGAAGGCCTGCTGTATGACCTGCTTGCCGACCCCGACGGGACCGTCGCCGAAGCGTTCGGCCTCGACACCAGCGGCGGCCGGACGGACCGCCGAACGTTCGTGCTCGCCGATGGCGAAATCAAGTCTGTCTACGACCCGGACATCTCGGACCCCGACGGGCACGCCGAGGCAGTGCTCCGGGACGTTCGTAACGAGTTCGTCCAGGGCGGCTGA